The nucleotide sequence AAACCAAAACCACCTTATCATAGGTTCCAGCTGTAAATCCTTCCATTGCATGCTCAGCAGCCTCTCTCACCGCATCAAAAGAAACATCAGCAAATACATTGGCATAATCATCTACCAATTGATAATCCTGCTTTTTGAAAATATCCAACGCCTTTTTCCCTAAAGGAAGCACTGTGATATTTTTTCCTGCAAACTCAGTATTGATGGCAGCCATACTGGCTTTGATGATATTAGTATTGAAAGCACCACAAAGGCCTTTATCAGAAGTTACAGGAACGATAAGTACATTATTTACCTCGCGCTTTTCAGCATATACTAAATCGCTACTACCCTCATTTCCAGAAGAAACATTATTTAGAATGGCAGTTAATTTCTGAGAATAAGGACGCATTTGGGTAATTTTATCCTGAGCTCTCCTAAGCTTTGCTGCAGCCACCATTTTCATAGCTTTGGTGATTTGCTGAGTAGAAACTACGGAGTTGATCCTTTCTTTTACTTCCTTTAAGTTAGCCATATTTACTAATAGAGAATATAGGATTCCACTCCCCTAACTAAATAGGGAAGTGGATATATAAATTATTTTGCGTACTTAGGTGTAAGTTCTTTTGCTGCTTTTTCCAACAACTTACCAGCGGTATCCAAATCACCCTTTTTCA is from Echinicola marina and encodes:
- the atpG gene encoding ATP synthase F1 subunit gamma, with the translated sequence MANLKEVKERINSVVSTQQITKAMKMVAAAKLRRAQDKITQMRPYSQKLTAILNNVSSGNEGSSDLVYAEKREVNNVLIVPVTSDKGLCGAFNTNIIKASMAAINTEFAGKNITVLPLGKKALDIFKKQDYQLVDDYANVFADVSFDAVREAAEHAMEGFTAGTYDKVVLVYNEFKNVATQVVRNEQFLPMEQEASEETSTTNVDYIMEPSREYIIQDLVPTSLKIQFYKAVLESNASEHGARMTAMDKATENAGELLKELKLMYNRTRQAAITNEILEIVAGAEALGGN